One genomic segment of Amycolatopsis sp. WQ 127309 includes these proteins:
- a CDS encoding FAD-dependent monooxygenase has translation MDELTTAVVVAGAGPTGLMLANELALAGVDVVVLERLAERTGLSKALNLQPRTAEVLDLRGLLGRAERRSFATVGEGHFAMIPVSYAGWDTRHPYQLGIPQAQVEAALEERLAEQGVKVLRGQELKEFTQDEEAVTVTTTTTRIRASYLVGCDGGRSAVRKALNLPFEGIDGRGHGVVADVRFAATPAGAQSEWRSMRNIVTTDGIGKYTGLIPLSEPNLYRLAYGDRLNRPANLRAEVTDEEVRDVITKTYGAETKVEEIRWASRFGDDSRLAAKYRVGRALLAGDAAHTHFPAGGQGLNLGVQDAMNLGWKLAATLKGTGHKDLLDTYEQERRPVAEAVVQNVAAQSALIPSTPELLALRTVFRAMSELPQAQHYLSGLVSGLSITYKTDENAHPATGTRLPDFKTKTGKASDWFHKGKFVLLTTTPTETPHPEIKVAAVDKLPWPDVTRALIRPDGYVANTTGETEAWLK, from the coding sequence ATGGACGAGCTGACGACAGCGGTGGTCGTCGCCGGGGCGGGACCGACCGGGCTGATGCTGGCGAACGAGCTGGCACTGGCCGGAGTGGACGTCGTGGTGCTGGAGCGCCTGGCGGAGCGGACAGGGTTGTCGAAGGCCCTGAACCTCCAGCCGCGCACCGCGGAGGTGCTGGACCTGCGCGGCCTGCTGGGCCGGGCGGAGCGGCGGTCGTTCGCGACGGTGGGCGAAGGCCACTTCGCGATGATCCCGGTGAGCTACGCCGGCTGGGACACGCGCCACCCGTACCAGCTGGGCATCCCCCAGGCCCAAGTGGAAGCCGCCCTGGAGGAGCGCTTGGCGGAGCAGGGCGTGAAGGTCCTCAGAGGCCAGGAGCTGAAGGAGTTCACCCAGGACGAAGAGGCCGTCACGGTCACCACCACGACGACCCGGATCCGGGCGTCCTACCTGGTGGGCTGCGACGGCGGCCGAAGCGCGGTCCGCAAAGCGCTGAACCTCCCGTTCGAAGGGATCGACGGCCGCGGCCACGGCGTGGTGGCGGACGTCCGGTTCGCGGCCACCCCGGCAGGAGCCCAGAGCGAGTGGCGTTCGATGCGCAACATCGTCACCACGGACGGCATCGGCAAGTACACGGGCCTGATCCCGCTGTCGGAACCGAACCTGTACCGCCTGGCCTACGGAGACCGCCTGAACCGCCCGGCGAACCTCCGAGCGGAGGTGACGGACGAAGAGGTCCGCGACGTGATCACCAAGACGTACGGCGCGGAGACGAAGGTCGAAGAGATCCGCTGGGCATCCCGCTTCGGAGACGACTCGAGACTGGCCGCAAAGTACCGGGTAGGCCGTGCACTCCTGGCAGGCGACGCAGCCCACACACACTTCCCAGCCGGAGGCCAGGGCCTCAACCTAGGCGTCCAAGACGCCATGAACCTGGGCTGGAAACTAGCAGCAACCCTGAAAGGCACCGGCCACAAAGACCTACTGGACACCTACGAACAAGAGCGCCGCCCAGTAGCAGAGGCGGTAGTACAAAACGTAGCGGCCCAGTCAGCCCTGATCCCCTCGACCCCAGAACTGTTGGCGCTACGAACAGTCTTCCGAGCAATGTCCGAACTCCCACAAGCCCAGCACTACTTGTCAGGCTTGGTATCAGGCCTGAGCATCACCTACAAGACGGACGAAAACGCCCACCCGGCAACAGGAACCCGCCTACCAGACTTCAAAACCAAGACGGGCAAAGCAAGCGACTGGTTCCACAAAGGAAAGTTCGTCCTACTGACAACAACCCCAACAGAAACCCCCCACCCAGAAATCAAGGTGGCCGCAGTGGACAAACTCCCCTGGCCAGACGTAACCAGGGCTCTGATCCGCCCAGACGGCTACGTAGCAAACACAACAGGAGAAACAGAAGCCTGGCTGAAGTAG
- a CDS encoding TetR/AcrR family transcriptional regulator C-terminal domain-containing protein — protein sequence MALTRRDIARAGLRLLNEVGLNGLTLRLIATELGVKAPALYWHLKNKQELLDEMATQMYADADREPPEPLGEWETVAYRARAARRMMLAYRDGGKVFAGTYLGDLSLVGEHAFRRSIDAGLDARRADQVLFTVYSFVVGFTIEEQAVYPMPGQLDERYRGAPGGSVLTDVDARFEDGLEIVLGGACGWLGLA from the coding sequence ATGGCCCTGACCAGGCGGGATATCGCCCGTGCCGGGCTCAGGCTGCTCAACGAGGTCGGCCTGAACGGCCTCACGCTGCGGCTCATCGCCACCGAGCTCGGCGTCAAGGCGCCGGCGCTCTACTGGCACCTGAAGAACAAGCAGGAGCTGCTCGACGAGATGGCGACGCAGATGTACGCCGACGCCGACCGGGAGCCGCCGGAGCCGCTGGGGGAGTGGGAGACCGTCGCCTACCGGGCCCGGGCGGCGCGCCGGATGATGCTGGCCTACCGCGACGGCGGGAAGGTCTTCGCCGGGACCTACCTCGGCGACCTGAGCCTGGTCGGCGAGCACGCGTTCCGCCGGAGCATCGACGCCGGGCTGGACGCGCGGCGGGCGGACCAGGTGCTCTTCACCGTCTACAGCTTCGTCGTCGGGTTCACCATCGAAGAGCAGGCCGTCTACCCGATGCCGGGGCAGCTGGACGAGCGCTACCGGGGCGCGCCCGGCGGCTCGGTGCTCACCGACGTCGACGCGCGGTTCGAGGACGGCCTGGAGATCGTCCTCGGCGGCGCCTGCGGCTGGCTCGGGCTGGCATAA
- a CDS encoding PadR family transcriptional regulator, producing MSELNATAAALLGLLHDGPATGGQLVAGAGERFGAFFSVTRSQVYRELPALSKEGLVRLGKQGPRSSQQYLITAAGKKAFKTWLTSEAGPDHLRSPLILRLVHAGSLTAKQRGSLLESARTSYGQQLDDAKTATKSAEGPYEKAVAEFAQAQAKAALKLLDAIPSA from the coding sequence GTGTCCGAATTGAATGCAACAGCCGCCGCCCTGCTCGGTCTGCTCCACGACGGTCCCGCCACCGGCGGGCAGCTCGTCGCGGGCGCCGGTGAGCGCTTCGGTGCCTTCTTCAGCGTCACCCGCAGCCAGGTGTACCGGGAGCTCCCGGCGCTGTCCAAGGAAGGTCTCGTCCGGCTCGGCAAGCAGGGCCCGCGCTCCAGTCAGCAGTACCTGATCACCGCCGCCGGCAAGAAGGCCTTCAAGACCTGGCTGACGTCCGAGGCCGGTCCCGACCACCTGCGCAGCCCGCTGATCCTGCGGCTCGTGCACGCCGGTTCGCTGACGGCCAAGCAGCGCGGGTCGCTGCTCGAGTCGGCGCGCACCAGCTACGGCCAGCAGCTCGACGACGCGAAGACGGCCACGAAGTCGGCCGAAGGGCCCTACGAAAAGGCCGTCGCCGAGTTCGCTCAGGCTCAGGCCAAGGCCGCCCTGAAGCTGCTCGACGCCATCCCGTCGGCCTGA
- the prfB gene encoding peptide chain release factor 2, with product MSDEFDAALKDLTGKLTQIESVMDLDALRAQVADLEQQASSPNLWDDPEAAQKVTSQLSHRQSELRRVNDLRQRLDDLGVLYELAGDEGDAGSMGEAEGELTELGKAIDGLEVRTLLSGEYDDRNAVVTIRSEAGGVDAADFAEMLLRMYMRWAERHGYPTNVYDISYAEEAGIKSATFTVTAPYVYGTLSVEQGTHRLVRISPFDNQGRRQTSFAHVEVLPEVEEVDHVDIAEKDIRVDVYRSSGPGGQSVNTTDSAVRITHLPTGIVVSCQNEKSQLQNKAAALKVLQARLMLRKKEEERAEMDALKDGGSSWGNQMRSYVLHPYQMVKDLRTEFEVGNPSAVLDGEIDGFLDAGIRWRKQSAAV from the coding sequence GTGAGTGATGAGTTCGACGCGGCATTGAAGGACCTGACCGGCAAGCTGACGCAGATCGAGTCGGTGATGGACCTCGACGCGTTGCGCGCGCAGGTGGCCGACCTGGAGCAGCAGGCTTCGAGCCCCAACCTCTGGGACGACCCCGAAGCGGCGCAGAAGGTGACCAGCCAGCTCTCCCACCGGCAGAGCGAGCTGCGGCGGGTCAACGACCTGCGCCAGCGGCTCGACGACCTGGGCGTGCTGTACGAGCTCGCCGGCGACGAGGGCGACGCCGGCAGCATGGGCGAGGCCGAGGGCGAGCTGACCGAGCTGGGCAAGGCCATCGACGGCCTCGAGGTCCGCACCCTGCTCTCCGGCGAGTACGACGACCGCAACGCCGTCGTCACCATCCGGTCCGAGGCCGGCGGCGTCGACGCCGCGGACTTCGCCGAGATGCTGCTCCGGATGTACATGCGCTGGGCCGAGCGCCACGGCTACCCGACCAACGTCTACGACATCTCCTACGCCGAAGAGGCGGGCATCAAGTCGGCGACGTTCACCGTGACCGCCCCCTACGTCTACGGCACCCTCTCGGTCGAGCAGGGCACCCACCGGCTCGTCCGGATCTCGCCGTTCGACAACCAGGGCCGCCGCCAGACGTCGTTCGCGCACGTCGAGGTGCTGCCCGAGGTCGAAGAGGTCGACCACGTCGACATCGCGGAGAAGGACATCCGCGTCGACGTCTACCGCTCGTCCGGCCCCGGCGGCCAGAGCGTCAACACGACCGACTCCGCGGTGCGCATCACGCACCTGCCGACCGGCATCGTCGTCTCCTGCCAGAACGAGAAGTCGCAGCTGCAGAACAAGGCCGCCGCGCTCAAGGTCCTCCAGGCCCGGCTGATGCTGCGCAAGAAGGAAGAAGAGCGCGCCGAGATGGACGCGCTCAAGGACGGCGGCTCCAGCTGGGGCAACCAGATGCGCTCCTACGTGCTGCACCCGTACCAGATGGTCAAGGACCTGCGGACCGAGTTCGAGGTCGGCAACCCGTCCGCGGTGCTCGACGGCGAGATCGACGGTTTCCTCGACGCCGGCATCCGCTGGCGGAAGCAGTCCGCGGCCGTTTAA
- the ftsE gene encoding cell division ATP-binding protein FtsE: MIRLEEVSKVYKTSTRPALERVSVDIEKGEFVFLIGPSGSGKSTFLRLLLREETPSKGRVVVSNFDVAKLARRRVPRLRQTIGCVFQDFRLLANKTVAENVAFALEVIGKPGPTIKKVVPEVLELVGLDGKADRLPNELSGGEQQRVAIARAFVNRPLVLLADEPTGNLDPDTSQDIMLLLERINRTGTTVLMATHDHGIVDSMRRRVVELQLGRVVRDDARGVYGIGR; this comes from the coding sequence GTGATCCGGCTCGAAGAGGTTTCCAAGGTCTACAAGACCTCGACGCGGCCCGCGCTCGAGCGGGTGTCCGTCGACATCGAAAAGGGTGAGTTCGTCTTCCTGATCGGTCCCTCGGGATCGGGGAAGTCGACCTTCCTCCGGTTGCTGCTGCGCGAAGAGACGCCGAGCAAGGGTCGCGTGGTGGTGTCCAACTTCGACGTCGCCAAGCTGGCCCGCCGCCGGGTTCCCCGCCTGCGGCAGACCATCGGCTGCGTGTTCCAGGACTTCCGCCTGCTGGCCAACAAGACCGTCGCCGAGAACGTCGCGTTCGCCCTCGAGGTCATCGGCAAGCCCGGCCCGACCATCAAGAAGGTCGTCCCCGAGGTGCTGGAGCTCGTCGGCCTCGACGGCAAGGCGGACCGGCTGCCCAACGAGCTTTCCGGTGGTGAGCAACAGCGCGTGGCGATCGCTCGCGCGTTCGTGAACCGGCCGCTGGTGCTGCTCGCCGACGAGCCGACCGGGAACCTGGACCCCGACACCAGTCAGGACATCATGCTGCTGCTGGAGCGGATCAACCGCACCGGCACGACCGTCCTGATGGCGACCCACGACCACGGCATCGTCGACTCCATGCGGCGCCGCGTCGTCGAGCTGCAGCTCGGCCGGGTGGTCCGCGACGACGCCCGCGGCGTCTACGGCATCGGCCGCTGA
- the ftsX gene encoding permease-like cell division protein FtsX — MRASFVFSEVITGLRRNITMTIAMMLTTAVSLAMLGGGLLAVRTIDKMKSNFLADVEVSVYLTDDISANDKNCTQSLCESLRSDLQGNDGVESVVFENRDQAFDRFKKIFESQPELVALTGPESLPASLHVKLKDPDRSESIVQAYSTKPGVRKVDDQKKFLDRVFNAFNGVRNMAFGAALIMAIAALLLIANTIQVSAFTRRTEVGIMRLVGATRWYTQLPFLLEAVVAGAVGAILGIIMLIITKAGFLDSVFTGDVFPKITMLELLFPVAPILLGVSVLISALTGYVTLRLYVRH; from the coding sequence ATGCGCGCCAGTTTCGTCTTCAGTGAGGTAATCACCGGCCTGCGCCGGAACATCACGATGACCATCGCGATGATGCTGACCACGGCCGTGTCGCTCGCCATGCTCGGCGGCGGCCTGCTGGCCGTGCGGACGATCGACAAGATGAAGTCCAACTTCCTCGCCGACGTCGAGGTTTCGGTCTACCTCACCGACGACATCAGCGCGAACGACAAGAACTGCACCCAGTCGCTGTGCGAGTCGCTGCGCTCGGACCTGCAGGGCAACGACGGCGTCGAGTCGGTCGTGTTCGAGAACCGCGACCAGGCCTTCGACCGGTTCAAGAAGATCTTCGAGAGCCAGCCCGAGCTGGTCGCCCTCACCGGCCCCGAGTCGCTGCCCGCGTCACTGCACGTGAAGCTGAAGGACCCGGACCGCAGCGAGTCGATCGTGCAGGCCTACAGCACCAAGCCGGGCGTGCGGAAGGTCGACGACCAGAAGAAGTTCCTCGACCGCGTGTTCAACGCCTTCAACGGTGTCCGGAACATGGCCTTCGGCGCGGCGCTCATCATGGCCATCGCCGCCCTGCTGCTGATCGCCAACACGATCCAGGTGTCCGCGTTCACGCGGCGCACGGAGGTCGGCATCATGCGGCTCGTCGGCGCGACGCGGTGGTACACGCAGCTGCCGTTCCTCCTGGAGGCGGTGGTCGCCGGCGCGGTCGGCGCGATCCTCGGGATCATCATGCTGATCATCACCAAGGCCGGCTTCCTGGACTCGGTGTTCACCGGCGACGTGTTCCCGAAGATCACCATGCTGGAACTGCTGTTCCCGGTCGCGCCGATCCTGCTCGGGGTGTCCGTGCTGATCTCCGCCCTCACCGGTTACGTGACGCTGCGCCTGTACGTCCGGCACTAG
- the smpB gene encoding SsrA-binding protein SmpB — MPKELGQKVIVSNRKARHDYSILDTYECGLVLVGTEVKSLREGKASLADAFATVDDGEVWLRNVHIPEYTQGTWTNHTPRRTRKLLLHRREIEKLIGKTKESGLSLVPLSMYFKDGKVKVEIALAKGKKAYDKRQTLAKRDAERDISKAMGRALKGRFTE, encoded by the coding sequence ATGCCCAAGGAACTTGGCCAGAAGGTGATCGTGTCGAACCGCAAGGCTCGGCACGATTACTCCATCCTCGACACCTACGAGTGCGGTCTCGTGCTCGTCGGCACCGAGGTCAAGAGCCTGCGCGAGGGCAAGGCGTCGCTGGCCGACGCGTTCGCGACCGTCGACGACGGCGAGGTCTGGCTGCGCAACGTGCACATCCCGGAGTACACGCAGGGCACGTGGACCAACCACACGCCGCGACGCACCCGGAAGCTGCTGCTGCACCGCCGCGAGATCGAGAAGCTCATCGGCAAGACCAAGGAGAGCGGGCTCTCGCTGGTGCCGCTGTCGATGTACTTCAAGGATGGCAAGGTCAAGGTCGAGATCGCCCTCGCGAAGGGCAAGAAGGCCTACGACAAGCGGCAAACACTCGCCAAGCGCGACGCGGAGCGGGACATCAGCAAGGCCATGGGCCGCGCGCTGAAGGGCCGGTTCACGGAGTGA